A DNA window from Hordeum vulgare subsp. vulgare chromosome 1H, MorexV3_pseudomolecules_assembly, whole genome shotgun sequence contains the following coding sequences:
- the LOC123424876 gene encoding uncharacterized protein LOC123424876 isoform X2 has product MVCTTTIVPRYRECCICSKMTFKIGVPFNCQQQQQRRGCWRKPGSPIGQTTTEAEATTATSSSRGRGRQQQQKRWDRPELSAALAAEADEVSAPASGGGGRLHCSSAGPDCMCWSPPWVAVGMVGRRWSPPWQQRWARLDVLVASVGSGGHGVGGALLAPRSPGAVGGGLAPVPHHDRRRQPARAPPWRAQGLPVAASLRIRLFPSLHALTNTTRGGCLESSIFSS; this is encoded by the exons ATGGTCTGCACCACCACAATTGTTCCAAGGTACAGAGAGTGCTGCATATGTTCAAAG ATGACATTCAAAATTGGAGTACCTTTCAActgccagcagcagcagcagagacgGGGGTGCTGGAGGAAGCCAGGGTCACCGATTGGGCAGACAACAACAGAGGCGGAGGCAACCACcgccaccagcagcagcagaggCAGAGGAAGACAGCAGCAGCAGAAGAGGTGGGATCGGCCGGAATTATCCGCGGCGCTGGCGGCTGAAGCGGACGAAGTGTCTGCTCCTGCAAGCGGCGGTGGTGGTCGCCTCCATTGCAGCAGCGCTGGGCCAGACTGCATGTGCTGGTCGCCTCCGTGGGTGGCGGTGGGCATGGTGGGGCGGCGGTGGTCGCCTCCGTGGCAGCAGCGCTGGGCCAGACTGGATGTGCTGGTCGCCTCCGTGGGTAGCGGTGGGCATGGTGTGGGCGGGGCGCTCCTCGCTCCTCGCTCGCCAGGCGCTGTGGGCGGGGGACTGGCGCCGGTCCCTCACCATGACAGGAGGAGACAGCCTGCGAGGGCGCCGCCGTGGCGGGCTCAAGGCCTGCCCGTCGCCGCATCCCTCCGCATCCGCCTCTTCCCATCGCTCCACGCCCTCACCAACACCACCAGag GTGGATGCTTGGAAAGCAGCATTTTTTCCAGTTGA
- the LOC123424876 gene encoding uncharacterized protein LOC123424876 isoform X1 translates to MVCTTTIVPRYRECCICSKMTFKIGVPFNCQQQQQRRGCWRKPGSPIGQTTTEAEATTATSSSRGRGRQQQQKRWDRPELSAALAAEADEVSAPASGGGGRLHCSSAGPDCMCWSPPWVAVGMVGRRWSPPWQQRWARLDVLVASVGSGGHGVGGALLAPRSPGAVGGGLAPVPHHDRRRQPARAPPWRAQGLPVAASLRIRLFPSLHALTNTTRGKRHKLNNCYGYGVG, encoded by the exons ATGGTCTGCACCACCACAATTGTTCCAAGGTACAGAGAGTGCTGCATATGTTCAAAG ATGACATTCAAAATTGGAGTACCTTTCAActgccagcagcagcagcagagacgGGGGTGCTGGAGGAAGCCAGGGTCACCGATTGGGCAGACAACAACAGAGGCGGAGGCAACCACcgccaccagcagcagcagaggCAGAGGAAGACAGCAGCAGCAGAAGAGGTGGGATCGGCCGGAATTATCCGCGGCGCTGGCGGCTGAAGCGGACGAAGTGTCTGCTCCTGCAAGCGGCGGTGGTGGTCGCCTCCATTGCAGCAGCGCTGGGCCAGACTGCATGTGCTGGTCGCCTCCGTGGGTGGCGGTGGGCATGGTGGGGCGGCGGTGGTCGCCTCCGTGGCAGCAGCGCTGGGCCAGACTGGATGTGCTGGTCGCCTCCGTGGGTAGCGGTGGGCATGGTGTGGGCGGGGCGCTCCTCGCTCCTCGCTCGCCAGGCGCTGTGGGCGGGGGACTGGCGCCGGTCCCTCACCATGACAGGAGGAGACAGCCTGCGAGGGCGCCGCCGTGGCGGGCTCAAGGCCTGCCCGTCGCCGCATCCCTCCGCATCCGCCTCTTCCCATCGCTCCACGCCCTCACCAACACCACCAGag GTAAAAGACATAAACTTAACAATTGCTATGGATATGGTGTGGGGTGA
- the LOC123396788 gene encoding putative surface protein SACOL0050: MDQEAASSTVLRLLRRLCAAAPGPGGAWREELMAFLWRLWSRLQACKNLHRAAPVPVADTRTLDGDHAQATEDVSKDAELDIGVMSKNDGQAELRKDGDDAQATEDDDDYLAKKEGDDAGYFSCETEDTEHDDEGYFSCETQDDKERAFGIQSDDARSTERALDIEVAKLKNGQDTHLASAADLSKGKNDGQAELRKDGDDAQATEDDDDYLAKKEGDDAGYFSCETQDTEHADEGYFSSVNEEDADADADSKNDRAFGIQSDDADDKERDVMGNNAELDGPAVIGNKKGFGVCSQMEVQKAPALAPWGSARAGRAPARAVEEEDDDRRAIHLKYVELCASFKGNKTYCFSCFMESQQKKPAEIEKRMEQATKHMDSSHKSSSNPRKCKKKGCFAMSRISQDIGHHEKFAHGL; encoded by the exons ATGGACCAGGAAGCCGCCTCCTCCACGGTGctccgcctcctccgccgcctctgcGCGGCCGCGCCTGGTCCCGGCGGTGCCTGGAGGGAGGAGCTCATGGCCTTCCTATGGCGCCTATGGAGCCGGCTCCAGGCGTGCAAGAACCTGCACCGCGCGGCGCCGGTGCCCGTCGCTGACACCCGCACGCTCGACGGCGACCACGCGCAGGCGACCGAGGACGTGAGCAAGGACGCCGAGCTCGACATCGGCGTCATGAGCAAGAACGACGGCCAGGCGGAGCTCCGCAAGGACGGCGACGACGCGCAGGCgaccgaggacgacgacgactactTGGCCAAGAAAGAGGGCGACGACGCCGGCTACTTCTCCTGCGAGACCGAGGACACCGAACACGATGACGAAGGTTACTTCTCCTGCGAGACCCAGGACGACAAGGAACGCGCGTTCGGCATCCAGTCCGACGACGCCCGCAGCACGGAGCGCGCGCTTGACATTGAAGTCGCCAAGCTCAAGAACGGCCAGGACACCCACCTCGCCAGCGCGGCCGACCTCAGCAAGGGCAAGAACGACGGCCAGGCGGAGCTCCGCAAGGACGGCGACGACGCGCAGGCgaccgaggacgacgacgactactTGGCCAAGAAAGAGGGCGACGACGCCGGCTACTTCTCCTGCGAGACCCAGGACACCGAACACGCTGACGAAGGTTACTTCTCCAGCGTCAACGAGGaagacgccgacgccgacgccgacagCAAGAACGATCGCGCGTTCGGCATCCAGTCCGACGACGCGGACGACAAGGAGCGCGACGTCATGGGCAATAACGCCGAGCTCGACGGCCCGGCCGTGATCGGCAACAAGAAGGGGTTCGGCGTCTGCTCCCAGATGGAGGTGCAGAAGGCACCTGCTCTGGCCCCGTGGGGCTCTGCTCGTGCGGGTCGAGCTCCTGCTCGTGCCGTtgaagaggaggacgacgaccgcAGAGCCATCCACCTCAAGTACGTGGAGCTTTGCGCCTCATTCAAGGGCAACAAAACCTATTGCTTCTCCTGTTTCATGGAGAGCCAGCAAAAGAAGCCTGCCGAGATCGAAAAGAGAATGGAACAG gcCACGAAACACATGGATTCTTCTCACAAGTCAAGCTCAAATCCTCGCAAGTGCAAAAAAAAGGGCTGCTTTGCCATGTCAAGAATTTCACAAGACATCGGCCACCACGAGAAATTCGCACATGGACTCTAG